The Synergistaceae bacterium genome has a window encoding:
- a CDS encoding FAD-binding oxidoreductase codes for VQDGVVRGIETSRGPISAPTVINCAGAYSQDIAAMAGIELPNWAERHEILITEPVAPGVCPCMLMSFSGNYYIQQRPHGSIICGMSPDGKPEDHENNTTWQFAEKMARILVKLLPRTRGIRVARQWSGQYDMTPDAQPVIGETDVKNFFHSTGYSGHGFMLAPVAGKILAQHIAGQKPDIDFSMLDYRRFARGEHIMESNVV; via the coding sequence GTGCAGGACGGGGTCGTCCGCGGGATAGAGACGAGCAGGGGTCCTATAAGCGCCCCCACCGTCATCAACTGCGCGGGCGCCTACTCGCAGGATATCGCCGCCATGGCCGGAATAGAGCTTCCCAACTGGGCCGAGCGCCACGAGATACTGATCACGGAGCCTGTTGCGCCCGGCGTCTGCCCCTGCATGCTTATGAGCTTCTCCGGCAACTACTACATCCAGCAGAGACCGCACGGATCGATAATCTGCGGTATGAGCCCGGACGGAAAACCGGAGGATCACGAGAACAACACAACCTGGCAGTTCGCCGAGAAGATGGCGAGGATTCTCGTCAAGCTTCTGCCCAGGACGCGCGGCATAAGGGTGGCCAGGCAGTGGTCGGGGCAGTACGATATGACCCCGGACGCTCAGCCGGTCATAGGCGAGACGGACGTAAAGAACTTCTTCCACTCGACCGGCTACTCAGGGCACGGCTTTATGCTTGCGCCCGTGGCAGGGAAGATACTCGCCCAGCATATCGCAGGCCAGAAGCCCGACATTGACTTCAGCATGCTCGACTATAGGCGTTTCGCAAGAGGAGAGCATATAATGGAGTCGAACGTAGTATAG